One Oncorhynchus keta strain PuntledgeMale-10-30-2019 chromosome 23, Oket_V2, whole genome shotgun sequence DNA segment encodes these proteins:
- the slc22a13a gene encoding solute carrier family 22 member 13 yields the protein MADFGEILRSIGDFGLFQKIILLGLCFPNLVLPFHLASLIFIQSDPERHCNTDWILRAGSNLSSEEQLNLTVPRQEDGTFSRCLMFTPVDWDIDIIREHGLNQTTDCQNGWVYNNIVYEATIVTDFDLVCGKANVVGLAQTVFMAGILLGSLLFGPFAESFGRQRATQIPMVIMLLFTVTTGLSPNFYLYMASQFVVGIAYGGFRINCIVLATEWVGVTKRSYASCLSQTFGGVGQCILAGMIFFIRDWRLAQFVMAVPVAVVAVYIWFIPESARWLLDQGKTEEAKKLILRVAAINKRTVPDTILEKIAEKKVVQKGGILILIRSPVLRKYFLTITLAWFSLNLSYYCLSLNVGNFGLDIFFTQLMFGLTEIPGHILCIFILEYLGRKISLMSTLLTGGITCFLILAVPQDNAVAITALAAAGRFFMNNAGSICNVYLQELFPTSVRQTATGLGSIAIRIAGILSPMLNILAAYHWSIPTIVFSSLSLVGGALVFLLPETRRTELPDSTDEAEGKRNVTIAMKIDKGCKVDDYDSEKSTKL from the exons ATGGCTGATTTTGGCGAGATCCTGAGATCCATTGGAGATTTTGGATTATTCCAGAAGATCATACTATTGGGACTATGCTTCCCGAATCTTGTCCTGCCTTTCCACCTGGCCAGTTTGATTTTCATCCAGTCAGACCCTGAGCGCCACTGTAACACTGACTGGATACTTAGAGCTGGTTCCAATCTGAGCAGTGAGGAACAGCTGAATCTGACCGTGCCCCGGCAGGAGGATGGAACCTTCAGTAGGTGCCTGATGTTTACCCCTGTAGACTGGGACATTGACATCATCAGGGAGCATGGACTCAATCAGACCACTGACTGCCAGAATGGATGGGTGTACAACAATATAGTGTATGAAGCCACCATAGTCACTGAT TTTGATCTTGTCTGTGGCAAAGCTAACGTTGTCGGACTTGCACAAACTGTGTTCATGGCCGGCATTCTTCTTGGTTCACTCTTGTTTGGACCTTTTGCTGAATC ATTTGGTCGCCAACGAGCAACTCAGATACCCATGGTTATTATGCTCCTTTTTACTGTAACGACAGGCTTGTCTCCAAACTTTTATTTGTATATGGCATCCCAGTTTGTAGTAGGGATCGCATATGGTGGATTTCGAATCAACTGCATTGTATTAG CAACTGAATGGGTCGGAGTGACAAAACGTTCTTATGCGTCTTGTTTGAGTCAGACGTTCGGTGGAGTTGGCCAGTGCATCCTTGCTGGCATGATCTTCTTCATCCGAGACTGGAGACTTGCCCAGTTTGTCATGGCTGTACCAGTAGCAGTGGTCGCAGTGTACATATG GTTTATTCCTGAATCAGCCAGGTGGTTATTGGATCAGGGGAAAACAGAGGAAGCTAAGAAGTTGATACTCAGGGTAGCAGCCATCAACAAACGCACAGTTCCAGATACCATTCTAGAGAAG ATAGCTGAGAAGAAAGTTGTTCAGAAGGGAGGCATACTCATTCTCATCAGATCTCCTGTACTTAGAAAATACTTCTTAACTATTACTCTTGCATG GTTCTCGTTAAACCTCTCCTACTACTGTCTGTCCTTGAACGTTGGAAACTTTGGCCTGGACATCTTCTTTACACAGCTCATGTTCGGACTCACAGAGATACCAGGTCATATACTCTGCATCTTTATACTGGAATATTTGGGGAGGAAGATATCCTTAATGTCCACCCTTCTGACTGGCGGAATCACATGTTTCCTAATCCTGGCTGTTCCACAAG ACAACGCCGTTGCTATTACTGCTCTTGCTGCTGCGGGCAGGTTTTTCATGAACAATGCTGGATCCATTTGCAACGTCTATCTTCAGGAGCTGTTTCCCACCTCTGTTAG ACAAACGGCCACAGGCTTGGGCTCAATAGCGATCAGAATTGCTGGAATACTGTCACCAATGCTCAACATATTGGCCGCATACCATTGGTCTATCCCCACGATCGTGTTCAGCAGCCTGTCATTGGTTGGTGGGGCTCTGGTCTTTCTGCTTCCTGAGACCAGGAGGACAGAACTACCTGACTCTACAGATGAGGCCGAGGGGAAGAG AAATGTGACTATCGCCATGAAAATAGACAAAGGCTGCAAAGTGGATGATTACGACTCTGAAAAATCTACCAAACTATAA